TTCCGTTTGTATACTTTTCATGTTTGGAAGCTTTCCTTGTCTAAAGTAGGATTTCTGGTTGTTGGCCGACTTGAAGATCCAGAAGCCgcttaacattatcactGTTATCATGACCACTGCCCATAATGGTAAGTTGAACTCCattaaagaaagataaCGTGCTTGGAGAGAATATGTCATTGGAACCCAGCATAGATCACCAAACGCAAGCATAAATCCAAATCCGTCCGTTGTAATGTCTATCATTGTTAAGCAGCCCTCTTCGTTTAAGACACcatcaaatatataaatgaaCTGGAAAATATTCACCATTAGTAGTGAATTTGTGACGTATCCTAACTTTAGATACTGTTTCTGTACGTACGCAATGTTCAATAAGAACCAAAGAAGCATTCCTGGCCGTAACTCACAGAATAGTTTAATATCCCAGTATCCCACTCTAGGATTGAGCTCTCTCCCTATGAACCAGTCAAACATAGGGTTTCCGGAGTTTCCGCCAACAGCTAGGATACGCTCTTTTGTACCCTTACCATTCTTTCCAATCAATGGTATGAATGATCCAATATAGCAGAATGTAGCCAATATAATTGAAAACTCCCATGTGGTGACAATCAAAggaagaatattttcataGAGAAATGCAAGTTCAGGAAGATTAAAATCGCCAATATAATAAATGCGACCCAATAGCACAGTTATCAATGCCAAACTTAACTCTTTTCCATTTATCAAATACCAAAGCTTGGATCCATCCCTTAATTGAACACCTTGCATCCATTTACCCGGAATAATTAAATCCATCACTGCCAAGCCAAAAAACCAACTGCAATAGGCGATCCAACAATTAtagttgaagaagcaatCCCTCCAGTTATcaattatttgatttttaaCTATGTTTTTAACAGCCTCAAAATCTAGGCTTACTTGAACTAAGTGATAGTCATCATTGCTCAATAAATAGAGGAATAAAACCAACACCGGTAAGGCCACCGTTAGAATTATTGATCCAGGCACCCCGGAAAAGTCCAATTGCTTCGATTTAGGGTTCAATTCAGTCATTTGGTTCTCAATAAATAACACGCTTCTATATAAACTAGTCTCTAAAACTATTCTTTGTTAGGAGAAGGCTAGTAACAGGACTATCTACTTCTCCAATTTCTGTACTCATCTTTCATGCGATGCTTTAAAGCGCATATagctattttatttttttttttaccccGAGacctttttcctcttttttccccaccATACGATATACGAGCATCATCACCAAGACTATCTAAAGATACATCAGATCTGTCCCAGTACCAATTTACTGTCTTCCAGGTATGAGATAAGTCTTCCCCATACTTTAATACTCCTGCATATGTTTTCAATTGCAACTCCACTGACCCGATTCCTTTCTGTACTTTCATCTGCagaattcaaaaataattggTTGCAATCACGTGACATTGTAAATGTATACCGGATAACTGACGTGTGGtggaaaagagaaggaggagttcaaagaaatttatttccaaaggTAAGATggttctattttttttttcttcttaaaGTCAGACTCTCTTCTATCGAAGCTGCCTTAGAATTTTATCGCAAGATATCGACAAAGGCAAATCAAATCATCTCCATCAGTAGAAATGTCATTTGTGAAAGAAGCATACATTGCTCAGCTAGCCGTCAAGCGGGCTTCTCTATTAACTAAGAGAATTGCAGATGAGCATCTTCAGCGTGGaattgagaaaaaggataaaTCTCCCGTTACCATAGGAGATTTTGCAGCTCAGGCAGTTATTATCCATTCTATCCTGAAGAACTTCCCGGAAGATCTTATTGTCGGTGAGGAGAATTCATCATTGATCAAATCTCAGCACTTGGAGccaaagattttgaagGAGATAGACTGGGTCCAAAAATCGGACTCAGTGTCAAATGACAAACTTGGTGTCATCACAAATGCTGAAGAGCTTTGTTCAGCGGTTGATAAGGGAAATTCAAAGGGTGGACATAAGGGAAGGATCTGGGCCTTAGATCCAATTGATGGTACTTCCGGATTTCTTAGGGGTGCTCAGTATGCAGTTTGTTTGGCCTTAATTGTCGATGGTGTTGTCCAGGTTGGAGTGGTTGGATGTCCTCATCTCCCACATAGTTtatatgaaaaagatagtaAGATTGGTGGAATTTACACGGCAGTTAAAGGTCAAGGTGCATATTTCCAGGATTTAGCAGCAGCTGTGACTTCACCTTACGATTCATCACACCCAATTCACTTACACAACGACTACGATTTTTCCAAGGCTAGAGTTGTTGAAGGTGTCGAAAAGGGACATTCTTCCCATGAACTTCAGTCATTAATAGAGTCTAAGCTCAAGATAGCTCAGCCCCCAGTTAGATTAGATTCACAAGTGAAGTACTGTGCAGTTGCTAACGGAGATGCCGAAATCTACTTGAGATTGCCAACAAGTCTTTCTTACAGGGAAAAGATTTGGGATCACGCCTCAGGTTGGCTTTTGGTGCACGAAAGTGGAGGAATAGTCACTGATATTTTTGGCAATAAGTTAGACTTTGGTAGTGGTAGAACTCTCAACAGTCAAGGTGTCATTGCAGCCACTGCAACTCTTCATCCGGAGATTATAAAGACGGTCAAGGATTTAGTCGGAGAGCACGGCCAAATGTTATACAGATTCTGTTCAGcataatttatttgattttcttgataatCTcgatttctcttttttttacgttATAAAGTAGTTGGTAGATAAGTGAATTGGGGAAGTTCAAATGAAGGCTGTTTTTGTATACTGATCAACAGTTAATCTGCCTACTTGCTATCAGACAGCATATCATATAACCCATAATTCGTTCGTCgcttcttcaaaagcatTGATCAAATAATGTTGGAATATGCCAGCAAGATTTTGCCGGAGATTAAGGTAGTGAAAATTTCCGGAAATCAAAGCAGTGTTTGATACAGTAGAATTTTCTGGGTGGTTGAGACTAGAACTGGCTGATATTTTCTAATAACCATAGTACCCTACTTACATTGATAGGTATAGAACAGTgtatttttaaaagaagaGTACTCCTAAAACAAACTAACATAAAGGGAGAAAAAGGGATTAAAAGGTATGATGATTGACTGAAAAGTTTTGGTGCGAAAAGAATTCGCGTAGACGACTAATCTTAACAATTAACGTACACAAATTTGACGTTCCATTTTTATCTAGGGAATATTGTAGTTGTCTTCACAGTTCCCTTTCTAAGTGCCGTGGTCAATTTTACTACGCTTAAGCTGCAATATGAGGCAGTTGAGAAAAAACAAGTTTGTCTCACTTTTTCGAAGCTCACCCTTGAATGACTTTCTAGTTCCATTCAGAAAAGCTCAAAACCAATGGGTGGCTCGATATATCATAATAGTTTTTGCATTAATTGTCCGTTGCGCAGTGGGAATTGGACCATATTCTGGTGAAAATACACCTCCCATGTATGGTGACTTCGAGGCTCAAAGACACTGGATGGAAATTACAACACATCTTCCTATTGGAAAATGGTATTACTTTGATCTTCAATACTGGGGCTTAGATTACCCACCACTAACGGCCTTCCACTCCTGGCTTTTGGGAAAGATTGGAAGCTTGATTGATTCCAGTTGGTTTGCTTTGAACGTTTCTCGAGGATTAGAAACTCCAGATTTGAAGTCTTACATGCGAATTACTGCCCTTTTTAGTGAACTCGCTCTATACATTCCAGCAGTTATACTATTTACCCGGTGGATGGGGAGGTATTATAACAATGCCTCAACTATTGACCAAACAATTATAGCTGCTGCAATTTTGTACCAGCCGGCACTTATTATCATTGATCATGGTCACTTTCAATACAATTCGGTCATGCTTGGTTTCTCCCTGCTGGCTTTGGTAAACCTTCTGTATGATAATTTCTGTGTTGCGGCAATATTATTCACTCTTTCCATTAGTTTTAAGCAGATGGCTCTTTACTATGCAccaatattctttttctactTATTACGGATTTGCCTCAGATCTCCTAGAACACATTCGGTTTGCATTTTACGGTTTGTTTCTGTCGGATGTTCCGTAATTGCTACTTTATTCCTTGAGTTTTTGCCATTTGTCGTTTTTGGTGGTATTGGCCAGATCAAGCAATGCCTTATAAGGCTGTTTCCTTTTGAGAGGGGACTATTCGAGGATAAGGTCTCCAATTTCTGGTGTGCAACTAATATCTTTATCAAGTATAAGAGTATATTTTCCACCAGTCAGTTGAAGACAATTGCTCTTGTCTTTACTTTAATTGGAATTGCGCCTTCTTGTGGACTTATTTGTTTCAAGCCTCGTAAAGAGTTGCTTCCATGGTGTTTGGCATCATGCTCAATGGccttttatttgttttcttttcaggTTCATGAAAAGTCGATTTTGCTTCCATGGATGCCAATTACCCTTTTGCTAAACGAGGTTGACTCCGACGTCATTTCCATGGTTTGTTGGTTTTTTAATGCGGCTCTATTTTCCATGTGGCCtttgttgaaaagagaTGGTCTTATAATTCAATACGCTGTTCTTGGAATACTCAGTAACTGGCTCATGGGAAATCTTAGCTGGATCAGAAAGGCACTAAGAGCCATTAAGCTTCCTGTCCATTACAGAAATTTAGCTACTCCTGTTCTTCCCCACAATTTGTTTTGGAGAGTAATTATTGTGGGTTCCTATATTGCCGCTATTGGTTTGCAAATTGTAGAATTCGTGTTTGATCCTCCGAAGTCTCTGCCTCATCTTTGGATTATAGGTAATGTTGAGATCTCGTTCTGTTCGTTTGCATTGTTTTGGATATGGTGTAATTACAGGATGTTTACGCTAGCGGTGGATGATTCTAAGCTTAAAACTGAGTAGGAGAGTTGGTTGCAAAGGTTTGGCTCTTTGTAATATACAAATTACTAGAAGAAATGACAATtccttttcattcttttgcaTCTGAGATCACAATTTTTGTAgaattaaaataatttgaatGAGGCCTGTATCGCTTTACGATCTTTCCGACAGTCTGGAATtaagatatttttcttcatttgtCTCTCTGAGTCAAAAAATCCCCAATTTGTTTCCCATCTTTGAGAACCATCATAAAAGATTTCCTTCCATGGTTCGTCGAAtgcttcaaaatatatagaATAAATCTTGTTATTTTGTGCTTCACATATCCAATCATTTAAAAATAGTTGCATTTCCGTGTAATTGGCTATAGCACTCTCATACTCACCTCCTGTATATGGCCAGCCAATTTCCGATATCACAACTTTTTTGTCGTGCGAGTTTCCTAAGAGAGGCAGTACCtgattttttaaataatgTATAGTCCATTTCCTTCCTTCGCTTGCAGAAACACCACTGAAAAATGGATGTATATTAACAGAAACAAAATCACACACATCAAGAATTTTATTGTTAACCAATGAACCTAATTCAGAAGTTCCAACTTGAATTCTTTCATAACTTATGGAGTGAAGATGATCTTTCACTCTTGTAATTAAACTAGCCAATTCGTCCACAGATTTATCCTCTCGATATAAAACCTCATTAccaacaaaaattgaatcaaACATTGTTTCCGGATACTTATTTAACAAATCTCGCATATCATCAAATTGTTTATCATTAATAAAAGTATCCTCTCCAATCCATATTCCCATTGAAAGTGTCAGATTAACATGCAATTGCCTGATAGCTTCAAGAATCATCGCCGTTTGGTTACACTGTGTACCATATGTtctaattttatttgtaaCCTTGGACATCCTAGCAATATCAAGTAATATATCTCTTTGGGTTGCCCCACATTGTGGTTCTATGACTCCTCTGGGAGCATATGCTAAACAGTAAAATGTTTGTTTGAGATCATCTGCTTTCATCAAAGACTGAATTTCCCtatcatttttaaattcCGGATTgatcttttcaaagttATTCTCAACACCGGTGACTGGGCCTGTTAACCAGGTTTGTACAGTCATTAGATGTTCATTCTCCGAAGTTATATTTTCTGGCTTTAACCCATTTTGGAGCAGATCATACTTATtcataaaatatttaagtAGATCATCTCTTGTTCTATTATCCGAGTTTTCAAAGGCATTTATAAGGTCATTGGattgtattttttgctGCGGAGGTAATTTTGAGTCATTGATAAACTTTACGGATAAGGTTACCAAAAACATGATAATGGCACCAGCAAGTGTCCCGACACAAACATATTTCCAAATATTGATTGCACTTTTAACTTTCTCGTCATTTCTGGAATTCTTGTTCTCAAAAGAATAATCCAGGCTCTTCGATCTACTATAATCTGAGGAGCCTTCTCCATTCATGTTGACCGCTCTTTGAAACTTCCTATTGGgcttttcctccttttcaaaTCCTGGGCTTATATTACCGCTATAactattttctttcaatgtTTCATCACCTGGAA
This sequence is a window from Brettanomyces bruxellensis chromosome 5, complete sequence. Protein-coding genes within it:
- a CDS encoding uncharacterized protein (BUSCO:EOG09262HP3), encoding MSFVKEAYIAQLAVKRASLLTKRIADEHLQRGIEKKDKSPVTIGDFAAQAVIIHSILKNFPEDLIVGEENSSLIKSQHLEPKILKEIDWVQKSDSVSNDKLGVITNAEELCSAVDKGNSKGGHKGRIWALDPIDGTSGFLRGAQYAVCLALIVDGVVQVGVVGCPHLPHSLYEKDSKIGGIYTAVKGQGAYFQDLAAAVTSPYDSSHPIHLHNDYDFSKARVVEGVEKGHSSHELQSLIESKLKIAQPPVRLDSQVKYCAVANGDAEIYLRLPTSLSYREKIWDHASGWLLVHESGGIVTDIFGNKLDFGSGRTLNSQGVIAATATLHPEIIKTVKDLVGEHGQMLYRFCSA
- a CDS encoding uncharacterized protein (BUSCO:EOG09260NZ8~CAZy:GT57) — its product is MRQLRKNKFVSLFRSSPLNDFLVPFRKAQNQWVARYIIIVFALIVRCAVGIGPYSGENTPPMYGDFEAQRHWMEITTHLPIGKWYYFDLQYWGLDYPPLTAFHSWLLGKIGSLIDSSWFALNVSRGLETPDLKSYMRITALFSELALYIPAVILFTRWMGRYYNNASTIDQTIIAAAILYQPALIIIDHGHFQYNSVMLGFSLLALVNLLYDNFCVAAILFTLSISFKQMALYYAPIFFFYLLRICLRSPRTHSVCILRFVSVGCSVIATLFLEFLPFVVFGGIGQIKQCLIRLFPFERGLFEDKVSNFWCATNIFIKYKSIFSTSQLKTIALVFTLIGIAPSCGLICFKPRKELLPWCLASCSMAFYLFSFQVHEKSILLPWMPITLLLNEVDSDVISMVCWFFNAALFSMWPLLKRDGLIIQYAVLGILSNWLMGNLSWIRKALRAIKLPVHYRNLATPVLPHNLFWRVIIVGSYIAAIGLQIVEFVFDPPKSLPHLWIIGNVEISFCSFALFWIWCNYRMFTLAVDDSKLKTE
- a CDS encoding uncharacterized protein (CAZy:GH17) — translated: MSTNSESFTSKDKLMFNDSPGSRTVSMLLDDYNDLETLPSRDNRPPETDDQLDDNEISIQLKDAVGKAELRSIPGSIPLSSYPRITTTVGGSTKSVKSGNTNMQTKSSFRYQNSKVRQFMAQSNISQRAGHTIESKKPSSIDGSQQFVPNNMNNEMLSSVEPINIISPVEIDPSSSDPPSQYDGMTVPDAIPGDETLKENSYSGNISPGFEKEEKPNRKFQRAVNMNGEGSSDYSRSKSLDYSFENKNSRNDEKVKSAINIWKYVCVGTLAGAIIMFLVTLSVKFINDSKLPPQQKIQSNDLINAFENSDNRTRDDLLKYFMNKYDLLQNGLKPENITSENEHLMTVQTWLTGPVTGVENNFEKINPEFKNDREIQSLMKADDLKQTFYCLAYAPRGVIEPQCGATQRDILLDIARMSKVTNKIRTYGTQCNQTAMILEAIRQLHVNLTLSMGIWIGEDTFINDKQFDDMRDLLNKYPETMFDSIFVGNEVLYREDKSVDELASLITRVKDHLHSISYERIQVGTSELGSLVNNKILDVCDFVSVNIHPFFSGVSASEGRKWTIHYLKNQVLPLLGNSHDKKVVISEIGWPYTGGEYESAIANYTEMQLFLNDWICEAQNNKIYSIYFEAFDEPWKEIFYDGSQRWETNWGFFDSERQMKKNILIPDCRKDRKAIQASFKLF